The following proteins come from a genomic window of Mariniflexile sp. TRM1-10:
- a CDS encoding glycosyltransferase family 117 protein, protein MTNFNFKKWNTFLGWFTFLIALVTYGLTVEPTVSFWDAGEYILTSAKLQVGHPPGAPFFQMLGAFFSMFALEPSQVGFMMNMMSAISSAFTILFMFWTITLLLKKLVGHKNDITKEKAIAILGSGIVGSLAFTFTDSFWFNAVETEVYAMATLIMAVMFWLGLRWEQDMHKPRGNRWLILIAFIIGLSFGVHFMGLLTIPAIGLIYYFKNYKTITIKNFIVANVVSVAILLFIFKLLAPNILKIFSVFEIFFVNSIGLPFNSGSIIAGILLVGIIYYGLNYTHKKGMVHVNTGILCVTFIIVGFSTWLLLPIRANANVVINENNPSSARELLAYYNLEQYPETHLFYGPQFTDQYAYLDENNPYVDDKPKYEKDEAKGKYVIVNNYKNAKQNYNSKHASILPRMWSTEHAENYMMFSGFLDFKLKPEYQMENELRTTVTNFKNEVAKGAVDYEDYNNFLKRFKNYIDVEKPGLWENITYMFEYQLGYMYWRYFMWNFSGRQDDIQGKYDNHGNWITGIKPLDEMLLGLSQDNLPSDVKNNKARNTYYLLPFILGLIGFFFLFNIDKKLFWVLLVFFLFTGVAIQVYTNVRPFEPRERDYSVVGSFYVFAIWIGFGVYALFDALKKYASPKLLAPIISVICLILVPGLLAANNWDDHDRSDKYTARSMAKKYLDSCEENAILFTIGDNDTFALWYAQEIEGYRTDVRVVNTSLFQTDWYIDQMKRQAYESEPIPSQLTHDLYKYGTNDYIIIEPVVKDTLQVKQFLDFIASNNPKTKYKYILEQKGVDISQVRQQDLNASYLPTEFLRIPVNKENALKSGIVSPKDADKIVPHIDIQVTGGALYKNRLLMLDVVANNNWKRPIYFTGGSFGDDDYLWMKDYLQLDGMCYKLVPIKTPINKSNPFDMGRVDSDLMYNKVKKWDWGNSGSPDIYHDPETRKNSISYRGNLARLIEQLLIEKKLDKAEEIADIAMTNMPVEYFGYYTLLEPYISAYYEVGNKEKAQKLFKEVAKKYQENLYYYSTLKTSNQERFFEDIYTDIERYKGLINVLVKYDPNFAEKEGDIFNNHLMLFKHFYGGQPEEQDTVPKTEIDIPTSDSSIDLITE, encoded by the coding sequence TTAGGATGGTTCACTTTTTTAATAGCTCTTGTAACATACGGATTAACAGTAGAACCCACTGTAAGTTTTTGGGATGCTGGCGAATATATTTTAACTTCGGCTAAATTACAGGTAGGACACCCACCTGGTGCGCCTTTCTTTCAAATGCTAGGCGCCTTTTTCTCTATGTTTGCCTTAGAGCCTTCGCAAGTTGGTTTTATGATGAATATGATGAGTGCCATATCTAGTGCCTTCACCATTCTTTTTATGTTTTGGACCATTACCCTCCTTTTAAAAAAACTGGTTGGACATAAAAACGACATCACTAAAGAGAAAGCCATCGCTATTTTAGGTAGTGGTATTGTAGGGAGTTTGGCTTTTACGTTTACCGATTCGTTTTGGTTTAACGCCGTGGAAACCGAAGTGTATGCTATGGCTACTTTAATTATGGCGGTTATGTTTTGGCTTGGGCTACGCTGGGAACAAGACATGCACAAACCCCGTGGGAACCGTTGGCTTATTTTAATTGCCTTTATTATTGGACTTTCTTTTGGGGTTCACTTTATGGGCTTATTAACCATACCTGCTATCGGACTTATTTACTACTTTAAAAACTACAAAACCATTACCATTAAAAACTTCATTGTTGCCAATGTCGTTTCTGTTGCTATATTATTATTCATTTTTAAACTATTGGCGCCAAATATCCTTAAAATATTTAGTGTTTTCGAAATCTTCTTTGTCAATTCTATTGGGCTTCCTTTTAATTCGGGGTCTATTATTGCGGGTATTTTATTGGTAGGCATTATTTATTACGGATTAAATTATACGCATAAAAAAGGGATGGTGCATGTTAATACCGGCATTTTATGTGTTACCTTTATCATTGTTGGATTCTCAACATGGTTATTACTTCCCATACGCGCCAATGCCAACGTGGTTATTAATGAAAACAACCCATCGAGTGCCAGGGAATTATTGGCCTATTATAATTTAGAACAATATCCTGAAACACACTTGTTTTACGGACCACAGTTCACCGACCAATATGCTTATTTAGATGAAAACAATCCGTATGTAGATGACAAACCTAAATACGAAAAAGACGAAGCCAAAGGCAAATACGTTATTGTAAACAATTATAAAAATGCAAAGCAAAACTACAATTCCAAACATGCTTCCATTCTTCCACGTATGTGGAGTACAGAACATGCCGAAAACTACATGATGTTTTCTGGGTTTTTAGACTTTAAGCTAAAACCAGAATACCAAATGGAAAACGAATTGCGAACGACTGTCACTAATTTTAAAAATGAAGTCGCTAAAGGTGCCGTCGATTATGAAGATTACAACAACTTCCTAAAACGCTTTAAAAATTATATTGATGTTGAAAAACCAGGCCTTTGGGAAAACATAACCTATATGTTCGAGTACCAATTAGGCTATATGTACTGGCGTTATTTTATGTGGAACTTTTCAGGACGACAAGATGATATTCAAGGAAAATACGACAACCACGGAAATTGGATAACGGGCATAAAACCATTAGACGAAATGCTTTTAGGGCTGTCCCAAGACAATTTGCCAAGTGATGTTAAAAACAATAAGGCAAGAAACACATATTATCTATTACCGTTCATTTTGGGATTAATAGGTTTCTTCTTTTTATTCAACATAGACAAAAAACTATTTTGGGTTTTATTGGTGTTTTTCCTTTTTACAGGAGTCGCCATACAAGTTTATACCAACGTACGCCCTTTTGAACCACGTGAACGCGATTACTCGGTAGTGGGCTCGTTTTATGTGTTCGCCATTTGGATTGGGTTTGGGGTATATGCCTTATTTGATGCCTTAAAGAAATACGCTTCACCTAAACTTTTGGCACCCATAATATCTGTTATCTGTTTAATATTAGTTCCTGGTCTTTTAGCCGCAAACAATTGGGACGACCACGACCGATCAGATAAATACACTGCTAGATCTATGGCAAAAAAGTATTTGGATTCTTGTGAAGAAAACGCTATTCTATTCACCATTGGTGATAACGATACCTTTGCGCTTTGGTATGCCCAGGAAATTGAAGGCTATAGAACCGATGTGCGCGTTGTAAACACCAGCTTGTTTCAAACGGACTGGTATATAGATCAAATGAAACGTCAGGCATATGAAAGTGAACCGATTCCTTCACAACTAACGCACGATTTATATAAATACGGCACGAATGATTATATTATTATTGAACCCGTTGTGAAAGATACTTTACAAGTCAAACAGTTTTTAGATTTTATTGCAAGTAACAATCCTAAAACCAAATATAAATATATCTTAGAACAAAAAGGCGTTGATATTTCGCAAGTTAGACAGCAAGATTTAAACGCAAGCTATTTGCCAACCGAGTTTTTAAGAATTCCGGTAAATAAAGAAAATGCCTTAAAATCTGGTATTGTAAGTCCTAAAGACGCCGATAAAATAGTGCCACATATTGACATACAAGTAACTGGAGGTGCTTTATACAAAAACAGGTTATTAATGCTTGATGTTGTTGCTAACAATAATTGGAAACGCCCTATTTACTTTACCGGCGGAAGTTTTGGCGACGACGATTACCTTTGGATGAAAGACTACTTGCAACTAGACGGTATGTGCTATAAACTGGTCCCTATAAAAACCCCTATAAATAAATCAAACCCGTTTGATATGGGACGTGTTGATAGTGACCTGATGTATAACAAAGTGAAAAAATGGGATTGGGGCAATAGCGGTAGTCCAGATATATATCACGATCCCGAAACACGTAAAAACTCCATTTCTTACAGAGGTAATTTAGCCCGATTAATTGAACAATTGCTTATCGAGAAAAAATTAGATAAAGCAGAAGAAATCGCGGACATCGCCATGACCAACATGCCTGTTGAGTATTTTGGATATTACACCTTGTTGGAGCCTTACATAAGTGCTTATTACGAGGTAGGCAACAAAGAAAAAGCACAAAAGCTGTTTAAAGAGGTGGCTAAAAAATATCAAGAGAATTTATACTATTACAGCACATTAAAAACGTCTAACCAGGAACGATTCTTCGAAGACATTTACACCGATATTGAACGCTATAAAGGTCTAATAAATGTTTTAGTAAAATACGACCCCAACTTTGCAGAAAAAGAAGGCGATATATTCAATAATCATTTAATGCTATTTAAACACTTTTACGGAGGTCAACCTGAAGAGCAGGATACTGTTCCAAAAACTGAAATAGACATACCAACTTCCGATAGCAGTATTGATTTAATAACTGAGTAA